One genomic window of Hypomesus transpacificus isolate Combined female unplaced genomic scaffold, fHypTra1 scaffold_473, whole genome shotgun sequence includes the following:
- the LOC124465329 gene encoding collagen alpha-6(IV) chain-like, whose protein sequence is CDWLLPGATIPCRIPGEGGDPGYPGVPGAPGPKGQPGLPGGPGRPGFDAQKGERGEPGFGGQPGPQGFPGPRGDAGGPGIPGGGGLGAPGKDGLPGRPGQKGQPGEVLGASSGAPGLNGLPGGPGEKGLPGDSGLPGGPGFDGRSGVPGAKGERGLDGYPGATGLPGLPGDDRVGGLPGSQGPAGPKGFPGAPGYPGGKGARGDVGAPGPAGMKGSSGQPGLNGPPGLRGPPGPPGLGTRDGIPGLPGRKGERGFPGLVGFPGTPGTPGGPGRPGGKGLPGVPGRDGEPGYYGPKGLKGDRGYQGPPGPPSLPFRQEYVEKGDNGDSGANGLPGFTGPRGDKGFPGQPGRQGLPGLPGFRDQSKGDPGQPGLPGTPGAPGYPGLKGASGIMGFPGSTGPRGDDGGPGFPGNPGSPGQPGGKGERGETRAFTGAPGAKGQPGEPGYPGGRSTDGAPGDNGYPGGPGFPGQKGAPGEPGRPGLQGTPGFPGPKGLDGYPGGRGLDGPSGQPGGPGTSGGKGLSGSPGLDGLNGLGGPKGPPGNPGQVEGGRQGTPGANGLKGERGSSYPGQSGYPGGKGERGVQGGPGQPGFPGLPGPRGETVGSDIPGPLGNPGLPGLDGEQGFRGPPGQAGPPGPGTAQGDRGDPGLPGFPGTPGRKGDPGTPGGPGLNGNPGFKGLRGDSGYSGIPGSPGYAGDPGYFGGKGPKGLTGPSGRKGAPGRSIPPTDYTKPYGDQGIPGQKGLPGIPGEPGQPGLPGRGGPKGRPGGAGTLGRGGSPGLDGPVGEAGPPGFPGPFGLQGESGSPGLQGPPGSVGRSSSIGYTLVKHSQSSQVPMCPQGMAQLWEGYSLLYVEGQEKAHNQDLGLAGSCLPRFNTIPFLYCTPSEICYYASRNDKSYWLSTTAPIPMMPVVEQEIRPYISRCSVCEAPSQAVAVHSQDQTIPMCPAGWRSLWIGHSFLMHTAAGAEGGGQSLVSPGSCLEDFRATPFIECNGAKGTCHYFANKYSFWLTTVDPERQFEHSPTPDTLKGGLERSRVSRCQVCSKLL, encoded by the exons TGTGACTGGCTGTTACCAGGGGCAACGATACCGTGCCGTATTCCCGGTGAGGGCGGAGACCCGGGATATCCAGGTGTGCCGGGAGCACCAG gtcctAAGGGGCAGCCAGGCCTGCCTGGGGGTCCAGGTCGTCCAGGGTTTGATgcacagaagggagagagaggagagcctgGCTTTGGAGGACAACCAGGCCCACAgg gttTCCCAGGCCCCAGAGGGGACGCTGGGGGCCCAGGTATCCCAGGAGGAGGGGGTCTCGGGGCCCCAGGGAAGGACGGGCTGCCGGGAAGGCCTGGTCAGAAGGGCCAGCCTGGGGAGGTGCTGGGGGCCAGCTCTGGGGCCCCAGGACTGAATGGTCTCCCAGGGGGCCCGGGGGAGAAGGGCCTGCCTGGAGACTCAGGACTTCCTGGAGGACCCG GTTTCGACGGGCGTTCCGGCGTTCCCGGAGCCAAGGGTGAGCGAGGTCTGGACGGCTACCCCGGCGCCACCGGCCTCCCCGGTCTCCCTGGTGACGACCGAGTGGGAGGACTTCCTGGTTCCCAGGGTCCCGCGGGGCCCAAAGGATTCCCTGGAGCACCAG gtTACCCGGGTGGGAAGGGAGCCAGAGGCGACGTTGGAGCCCCAGGGCCTGCGGGCATGAAGGGCTCCTCGGGACAGCCTGGGCTTAACGGGCCTCCAGGACTCAGGGGCCCCCCGGGACCTCCAGGGCTTGGAACCAGGGATGGCATCCCTGGCTTGCCCGGACGGAAGg GCGAAAGGGGCTTCCCCGGATTGGTGGGCTTCCCCGGAACGCCAGGCACCCCCGGGGGCCCTGGTCGCCCCGGGGGGAAAGGCTTGCCCGGGGTTCCGGGAAGGGACGGAGAACCGGGATACTACGGACCCAAGGGACTCAAAG gtgaccGTGGTTACCAGGGTCCCCCagggcccccctccctccccttcaggCAGGAGTATGTGGAGAAGGGGGATAACGGAGACAGCGGGGCCAACGGTCTGCCTGGCTTCACAGGACCCCGAG GTGACAAGGGTTTCCCAGGACAGCCTGGTCGCCAGGGTCTTCCAGGCCTGCCAGGGTTCCGTGACCAGAGCAAGGGGGACCCAGGCCAGCCTGGCCTGCCTGGGACCCCAGGTGCTCCAGGGTACCCTGGTCTCAAGGGGGCCTCTGGCATCATGGGCTTCCCTGGCTCAACTGGACCCAGG GGCGATGATGGAGGACCTGGTTTCCCCGGCAACCCTGGAAGCCCTGGCCAGCCCGGAGGCAAAG GTGAAAGAGGAGAAACTCGAGCCTTCACAGGCGCTCCTGGAGCCAAGGGCCAGCCAGGAGAGCCTGGGTACCCAG GTGGGCGTAGTACCGACGGAGCCCCCGGAGACAACGGTTACCCAGGAGGGCCTGGGTTCCCTGGACAGAAGGGAGCCCCTGGAGAACCTGGGAGGCCTGGACTACAAG GTACTCCTGGTTTCCCTGGCCCAAAGGGCCTGGACGGCTACCCAGGAGGCAGAGGTCTGGATGGGCCTTCAGGTCAACCTGGGGGCCCTGGAACCTCCGGAGGCAAAG GTCTATCTGGGTCTCCTGGCCTGGATGGGCTCAACGGTCTGGGAGGACCTAAAGGACCTCCTGGAAACCCAG gtcaGGTGGAGGGGGGTCGTCAAGGCACCCCTGGGGCGAACGGGCTGAAGGGTGAGAGAGGATCCTCTTACCCAGGACAGTCTGGCTACCCTGGGggcaaaggagagaggggagtgcaAG gtgGTCCTGGGCAGCCAGGgttccctggtctccctggccCCCGAGGAGAGACCGTAGGCTCTGATATCCCTGGACCTCTCGGTAACCCTGGCCTACCTGGTCTGGATGGGGAGCAag gTTTCCGTGGACCTCCAGGCCAAGCAGGGCCCCCCGGCCCCGGTACAGCCCAGGGAGACAGAGGTGACCCTGGGCTGCCAGGTTTCCCTGGCACCCCTGGGAGAAAAGGAGACCCTGGAACCCCCGGAGGGCCCGGCCTGAACGGAAACCCTGGGTTCAAAG GGCTGAGAGGCGATTCGGGGTACAGTGGTATCCCAGGAAGCCCTGGGTATGCTGGAGACCCGGGATACTTTGGAGGCAAAGGACCCAAGGGTCTGACAG gtccttCTGGGCGTAAGGGTGCCCCTGGCCGCAGTATCCCACCCACAGACTACACCAAGCCCTATGGGGACCAGGGCATCCCGGGTCAGAAAGGACTTCCAGGAATCCCCGGAGAACCCGGCCAGCCTGGCctaccagggagaggag gtcctAAGGGCAGGCCCGGTGGGGCGGGGacgctggggagggggggttctcCCGGGCTGGACGGACCAGTAGGAGAAGCTGGACCTCCTGGGTTCCCCGGACCCTTCGGATTGCaag GCGAGTCGGGTTCCCCCGGCCTCCAGGGCCCCCCCGGCAGCGTGGGCCGCAGCAGCAGCATCGGCTACACCCTGGTGAAGCACAGCCAGAGCAGCCAGGTGCCCATGTGCCCCCAGGGCATGGCCCAGCTGTGGGAGGGCTACAGTCTGCTCTACGTGGAGGGACAGGAGAAGGCCCACAACCAGGACCTGG gTCTGGCCGGCTCCTGTCTCCCTCGCTTCAACACCATCCCCTTCCTCTACTGCACGCCCAGCGAGATCTGCTACTACGCCTCCCGCAACGACAAGTCCTATTGGCTGTCCACCACGGCGCCCATCCCCATGATGCCGGTGGTGGAGCAGGAGATCCGGCCGTACATCAGCCGCTGCTCCGTGTGCGAGGCGCCGTCGCAGGCCGTGGCCGTGCACTCTCAGGACCAGACCATCCCCATGTGCCCCGCCGGCTGGAGGAGCCTGTGGATAGGACACTCCTTCCTCATG CACACGGCGGCGGGTGCGGAGGGCGGCGGCCAGTCCCTGGTCTCCCCGGGCTCCTGCCTGGAGGACTTCCGGGCCACGCCCTTCATCGAGTGCAACGGCGCCAAAGGCACGTGCCACTACTTTGCCAACAAGTACAGCTTCTGGCTGACCACAGTGGACCCCGAGCGGCAGTTTGAGcactcccccacccccgacACCCTGAAGGGAGGCCTggagaggtcaagggtcagcCGCTGTCAGGTCTGCAGTAAGCTCctgtga